A single Chryseobacterium sp. DNA region contains:
- a CDS encoding DUF4249 domain-containing protein — protein MKNTFLIILSLFAVTSCQKEVDLDLADQSGNIVIEGNVTNQTGPYTVKITKSVGVAQPNQYPAVTGAKVILSDNTGQTEILQYIGQGMYQTSTFVGISGRTYTLNVQAEGKQYTAQSTMPEAVDFEGLVQDSFVFGNTTTYTLLPVFTDPAALGNRYLFSFTVNDIAKKVFNVFSDNVNNGLPNQRPLVLPNDDKDNNHQVTAGDIIHVEMQCIDNNIFTYYSALTQISGDNGGGVTPSNPPSNISNGALGYFSAHTSSELDYKIK, from the coding sequence ATGAAAAATACATTTTTAATCATATTATCCTTGTTTGCAGTCACTTCCTGCCAAAAAGAGGTCGACCTGGATCTGGCCGATCAGAGCGGAAACATTGTCATCGAAGGGAATGTAACCAATCAGACCGGGCCCTACACAGTGAAAATAACAAAATCCGTAGGTGTTGCACAGCCCAATCAATACCCTGCCGTTACCGGAGCTAAGGTTATTTTAAGCGACAATACAGGACAAACAGAAATCCTGCAGTACATAGGCCAGGGAATGTACCAAACGTCTACATTTGTTGGGATATCAGGCAGAACCTACACCCTGAATGTACAGGCAGAAGGTAAACAGTATACCGCCCAAAGCACCATGCCTGAAGCAGTAGATTTTGAAGGGCTGGTACAGGATTCTTTTGTGTTTGGAAATACAACCACCTATACGCTTTTACCGGTGTTTACCGATCCCGCAGCATTAGGAAACCGTTATCTTTTCAGCTTTACAGTAAATGATATTGCGAAAAAGGTATTCAATGTTTTCTCTGACAATGTCAATAACGGATTACCTAACCAACGTCCTTTGGTCCTTCCTAATGATGACAAAGACAATAACCATCAGGTAACAGCCGGAGATATCATTCATGTAGAAATGCAGTGTATTGATAATAATATCTTTACGTATTACAGCGCCCTTACCCAGATCTCCGGAGACAATGGCGGCGGCGTTACTCCTTCCAATCCTCCCAGCAATATCAGCAACGGAGCTTTGGGGTATTTCTCAGCCCACACCTCCAGTGAGCTTGATTATAAGATCAAATAA
- a CDS encoding TonB-dependent receptor yields the protein MQTSFFKITAATAALCLSTFAVAQQKYSVSGTVKDKKNGELLIGVTVKVNEDPSVNVVANEYGFYSLSLPEGNYTIIISNPGYRDFEQQIKVDQNMKLDLPLIPQEVESKAIDEVVISGIKKDKNLSTAQMGTETLSIKNIEKLPVLFGEKDVMKTIQLLPGIKSNGEGSSGFSVRGGATDQNLILLDEAPVYNASHLLGFFSTFNSDALKDASIIKGNSPSQYGGRLSSVLDVKMKDGNNQDYNVNGGIGLISSRLSVEGPIQKEKSSFIVSGRRTYADLFLKANKDYKDNKLYFYDLNLKANYQLNENNRLYLSAYFGRDVLGLGNTFSTDWGNTTATLRWNSIINSKLFSNTSFIYSNYDYKISLKSNDNVFDLNSKIQDWNLKQDFTWFAGNKHSVRFGLQSIYHTLTPSSASGTSVSSFPRNPRYSWENALYINDDFKAAEKLTINYGLRLSMFSVLGGDTFNTYENGVLAESRFLEKGKFGKTYVNPEPRITANYRINEVSSVKGGYSRNTQNLHLLSNSNSGNPTDQWIGSSYTVKPEIADQISVGYSRNFNNNNYELNAEVYYKSMQNQIDFKNGAEISFDTGADVENELLFGKGRAYGLELIAKKKSGKLTGWISYTLSKTERKIDGINNNEWYNARMDKTHDLSIVATYQFNEKWSMSGLFLYSTGNAVTFPTGKYELNGQTVFQYSNRNADRMPAYHRMDLSATYEPSTNKRFRGSWTFGIYNLYGRENAYTITFEDNPNNPGTTRAMQTSLFRWVPNITYNFKF from the coding sequence ATGCAAACATCCTTTTTTAAAATTACGGCAGCCACCGCTGCTCTCTGTCTCAGTACCTTTGCGGTAGCCCAGCAGAAATACTCCGTAAGCGGAACTGTTAAAGACAAAAAAAACGGTGAACTGCTGATCGGAGTTACCGTAAAAGTCAATGAAGATCCTTCGGTTAATGTAGTGGCCAACGAATATGGTTTCTACTCTTTATCCTTACCGGAAGGCAATTATACGATCATTATTTCCAATCCGGGATACAGAGATTTTGAACAGCAGATCAAGGTTGATCAGAATATGAAGCTCGACCTTCCTCTCATTCCGCAGGAAGTAGAATCAAAAGCCATTGATGAAGTAGTCATCTCAGGGATTAAAAAAGACAAAAATCTTTCTACCGCCCAAATGGGAACTGAAACGTTAAGCATCAAAAATATAGAAAAACTACCCGTTTTATTTGGAGAAAAAGATGTTATGAAAACCATTCAGCTGCTACCCGGGATCAAAAGCAACGGTGAGGGAAGCAGTGGTTTCAGTGTAAGGGGAGGCGCTACAGACCAGAACCTGATCTTGCTGGATGAAGCTCCTGTGTATAATGCTTCGCACCTTCTTGGCTTTTTCAGTACCTTTAACAGTGATGCTTTAAAAGATGCCAGTATCATCAAAGGAAACAGCCCTTCCCAATATGGCGGACGTCTTTCTTCCGTACTGGATGTCAAAATGAAAGACGGGAATAATCAGGATTATAACGTCAACGGCGGAATCGGACTCATCAGCAGCAGGCTGAGTGTGGAAGGGCCTATCCAGAAGGAGAAATCTTCATTCATTGTTTCAGGGAGAAGAACGTATGCCGACCTGTTCTTAAAGGCTAATAAAGACTATAAAGACAACAAATTATACTTTTATGATCTCAATCTGAAAGCCAATTATCAGCTCAATGAGAACAACCGTCTTTACCTGTCTGCCTATTTCGGAAGAGATGTGTTGGGATTAGGAAATACATTTTCTACCGACTGGGGAAATACAACGGCCACCTTGCGGTGGAACAGTATCATCAACAGTAAATTGTTCTCCAATACCTCGTTTATTTACAGCAATTATGATTATAAAATCAGCCTTAAGAGCAATGATAATGTATTCGATTTAAATTCAAAGATCCAGGACTGGAATCTTAAGCAGGATTTTACCTGGTTTGCCGGGAACAAGCATTCCGTACGTTTTGGTCTCCAGTCTATTTATCATACCCTTACCCCAAGCAGCGCTTCAGGGACAAGCGTGAGCAGCTTTCCGAGAAATCCGAGATATTCATGGGAGAACGCCCTGTATATCAATGATGACTTTAAGGCTGCAGAAAAGCTGACCATTAACTACGGACTGAGGCTTTCCATGTTCAGTGTATTGGGAGGAGATACCTTCAACACGTATGAAAACGGAGTGCTTGCAGAAAGCAGATTTTTAGAAAAAGGAAAATTCGGAAAAACCTATGTCAATCCGGAGCCCCGTATTACAGCCAATTACAGGATCAATGAAGTCAGCAGTGTAAAGGGAGGATATTCCCGGAACACTCAAAATCTTCACCTTTTAAGCAACAGCAATAGCGGAAATCCTACCGACCAGTGGATTGGAAGCAGTTATACTGTGAAACCGGAAATTGCAGATCAGATCAGTGTGGGCTACAGCAGGAATTTCAACAACAATAACTATGAGCTGAATGCAGAGGTTTATTATAAATCTATGCAAAACCAGATCGACTTTAAAAACGGAGCTGAAATCTCATTCGACACCGGAGCGGATGTGGAAAATGAATTGCTGTTCGGGAAAGGAAGAGCTTATGGCCTGGAACTTATCGCCAAAAAGAAAAGCGGTAAGCTGACGGGATGGATCTCTTATACCTTATCCAAAACGGAAAGAAAGATCGATGGAATCAACAATAATGAATGGTATAATGCCAGAATGGATAAAACTCATGATCTTTCTATAGTAGCCACTTATCAATTCAATGAAAAATGGTCAATGTCCGGGCTTTTCCTTTATAGTACTGGAAATGCGGTGACCTTCCCTACAGGAAAATATGAACTGAACGGGCAGACGGTATTTCAATACAGCAACAGAAATGCCGACAGAATGCCGGCGTATCACAGAATGGATCTGAGCGCTACGTATGAACCAAGCACTAACAAACGCTTCCGTGGATCATGGACTTTTGGTATTTACAATCTGTATGGTCGTGAAAATGCCTATACCATCACTTTTGAAGATAATCCCAATAATCCGGGAACCACCCGCGCTATGCAGACCTCATTATTCCGTTGGGTACCTAACATCACTTACAATTTCAAATTTTAA
- a CDS encoding TlpA disulfide reductase family protein — MEYLKKWIRNNGATAILVVLFIVLLINTDARAWLMRQIASTGILNSSISEPKEKEGGPSSARYADLIVRNEEGAVLSTSALKGKVVFINFWASWCPPCRAEFPSIQEFYNRYSNHPQMVFLTVNLDENPVLGKNYIKEKGFTIPFLTSAGNIPREYFNGSLPTTVVLDKKGEIRLHHSGLADYSKDSFYFQIDALLKQKP; from the coding sequence ATGGAATATCTGAAAAAGTGGATCAGAAATAATGGGGCTACTGCCATTTTGGTGGTTTTGTTTATTGTGCTGTTAATCAATACGGATGCAAGAGCCTGGCTGATGAGGCAAATCGCTTCAACGGGAATCCTGAATTCCAGCATCTCGGAGCCCAAAGAAAAAGAGGGCGGTCCATCATCTGCTCGTTATGCTGATCTTATCGTAAGAAATGAAGAAGGAGCAGTGCTCAGTACATCTGCTTTAAAAGGTAAAGTCGTTTTTATTAATTTCTGGGCTTCATGGTGCCCTCCCTGCCGGGCAGAGTTTCCTTCTATCCAGGAATTCTATAACCGGTACAGCAATCATCCCCAAATGGTATTTCTTACGGTCAATCTCGATGAAAATCCTGTACTTGGAAAAAACTATATAAAAGAAAAAGGATTTACCATTCCTTTTCTGACCTCTGCAGGAAATATTCCCAGGGAGTATTTTAACGGATCTCTGCCTACTACAGTGGTTCTTGACAAAAAAGGAGAGATTCGTCTTCACCATTCGGGGCTGGCAGATTACAGTAAAGACTCCTTTTATTTCCAAATAGATGCTTTATTAAAGCAGAAGCCGTAA
- a CDS encoding transposase: MEFKDIHIGEMLRTKAAEVDVEISRICNFLKCNVEEIDEMYKAESLDTHLLLRWSKLLEYDFFRIYSQHLILYAPPASHDNCKGESNAKSVLPQFRKHLYTKEIIDFILGEINSGAMTRKQVTEIYKIPNSTLYKWLKKYSNT, encoded by the coding sequence ATGGAATTCAAAGACATACATATAGGAGAAATGCTCAGGACAAAAGCTGCAGAAGTTGATGTAGAGATTTCACGTATCTGTAACTTTTTGAAATGCAATGTGGAAGAAATAGATGAAATGTATAAAGCCGAAAGCTTGGATACCCATCTGTTACTAAGGTGGAGCAAACTTTTAGAATATGACTTTTTCAGGATATACAGCCAGCATCTTATCCTGTATGCTCCGCCGGCAAGTCATGATAACTGTAAGGGAGAAAGCAATGCAAAATCAGTATTGCCACAGTTTCGCAAACATCTTTATACGAAGGAAATCATAGATTTTATTTTGGGAGAGATCAATTCAGGAGCAATGACCAGGAAGCAGGTCACAGAGATTTATAAAATACCCAACTCTACCTTGTATAAATGGTTGAAAAAGTATTCAAATACTTAG
- a CDS encoding helix-turn-helix domain-containing protein, with protein MAHENKGPNYKKIFTDIIAAKYPEKMLKCEMLLSKENLSVTDVIQLNEMIFGKNDNPGENSQKFRSYDKSTILKILDYQKQNKLSNIQLANHYKLSRNTISKWKKVFLT; from the coding sequence ATGGCACACGAAAATAAAGGACCTAACTATAAAAAAATATTTACAGATATCATTGCTGCAAAATATCCCGAAAAAATGCTGAAATGTGAAATGCTTTTATCCAAAGAAAATCTTTCAGTGACGGATGTTATCCAACTCAATGAAATGATTTTTGGAAAAAATGATAATCCCGGTGAGAACAGCCAGAAATTCAGATCTTATGATAAATCTACTATTCTGAAAATACTGGACTATCAAAAACAGAATAAATTAAGTAATATCCAGCTGGCCAATCATTATAAGCTAAGCCGAAACACCATATCAAAGTGGAAGAAAGTCTTTTTGACTTAA
- a CDS encoding AraC family transcriptional regulator, with translation MNFPDSSTPFPKKEEVYFENKERESAVHAAVTISEEAVIQILEGLELFEKEQQYREKGITQGKLATRLQTNTKYLSLVIKNYKAENFNLYINKLRISYVVEKLADDPEYRKYKISYLADETGFATHSAFTRTFREITGATPSSYISSLK, from the coding sequence TTGAATTTTCCTGATTCTTCAACGCCGTTTCCAAAAAAAGAAGAAGTATACTTTGAAAACAAAGAAAGAGAATCCGCAGTTCATGCGGCTGTCACGATAAGTGAAGAGGCTGTAATTCAGATATTGGAAGGACTCGAGTTGTTTGAAAAAGAGCAACAGTACAGGGAGAAAGGGATTACACAGGGGAAGTTGGCTACCCGGTTACAGACCAATACCAAATATTTGTCCTTGGTCATTAAAAATTATAAAGCTGAAAACTTCAATCTATACATCAATAAATTAAGGATCAGTTATGTTGTAGAAAAACTGGCAGACGATCCTGAATACAGAAAATATAAAATCAGCTACCTGGCAGATGAGACGGGCTTTGCAACACATTCTGCATTTACAAGAACCTTTAGGGAGATCACAGGTGCTACTCCTTCTTCTTATATCAGTTCGCTAAAATAG
- a CDS encoding Crp/Fnr family transcriptional regulator — protein MLDQLRAHIEKVIPLSDDEFEKVSSFFTGKKYKKHQFLIQEGEDVPCNYFVVKGLLKLVYTDEAGKEHIVGFAMEDWWETDFPAYYQQTKATMSLECIEDTEVLCLGLEDYRALCSVLPKLEHFFLEKAYMGFIAAQQRIISTMTTGIKERYEQLLKKYPALIQRVPKSLLAAYLGVSRETLSRLPL, from the coding sequence ATGCTGGATCAGTTAAGAGCACACATTGAAAAAGTTATTCCTCTCAGCGATGATGAATTTGAGAAGGTATCATCTTTTTTTACCGGTAAAAAATACAAAAAACATCAGTTCTTAATACAGGAAGGAGAAGATGTTCCCTGCAATTATTTTGTAGTGAAGGGACTTTTGAAATTAGTATATACAGATGAGGCAGGGAAGGAGCACATAGTAGGGTTTGCCATGGAGGACTGGTGGGAAACTGATTTTCCTGCTTACTATCAGCAGACTAAAGCCACGATGTCACTGGAATGTATAGAAGATACCGAAGTTTTATGTCTTGGCTTAGAAGATTACAGAGCGCTGTGCTCTGTGCTTCCAAAGCTGGAACATTTCTTTCTGGAGAAAGCCTATATGGGATTTATTGCAGCACAGCAGCGTATCATTTCTACCATGACGACAGGAATAAAAGAACGCTACGAACAGCTGCTGAAAAAATATCCTGCATTGATCCAGCGTGTTCCCAAATCACTTCTTGCCGCCTATTTGGGCGTTTCCAGGGAAACATTAAGCCGGCTACCCCTGTAA
- a CDS encoding RidA family protein, with protein MEKRTVNPWKWQDERSYSQAVEVKNVESTLYCSGQAAVDPDGTSSDKDMKSQLEQAIANLEEVIHTAGYDCRGIVRLNIYTTSTEELWPYFPILQEWIAKHQIEQAVTMLEVNGLFETLKVELEATVVK; from the coding sequence ATGGAAAAAAGAACTGTAAACCCATGGAAATGGCAGGATGAAAGAAGCTATTCCCAGGCTGTTGAGGTGAAAAATGTGGAAAGCACTTTATACTGCTCGGGGCAGGCTGCTGTTGATCCCGACGGAACATCAAGTGATAAAGACATGAAATCCCAGCTCGAACAGGCGATTGCCAATCTTGAAGAAGTGATTCATACAGCCGGCTATGACTGTCGTGGAATCGTAAGATTAAATATATATACCACTTCTACCGAAGAACTATGGCCTTATTTCCCGATTCTTCAGGAATGGATTGCAAAACACCAGATCGAACAGGCTGTAACCATGCTGGAAGTAAACGGCTTATTTGAAACATTAAAAGTAGAGCTGGAAGCTACTGTTGTTAAATGA
- a CDS encoding SDR family oxidoreductase, translated as MNIQLFSKNALVGAATQGIGAGIAVELAKCGANVTVMARNETKLRNMVSVLPVLHPDQKHQYLVADFSDFESYKKIITAYFSTHSVDILVNNTNGPEPGLALDKKVDDYQHAFDLLFKTVCETTLLALPYMIEQRNGRIINVSSLSVKEPIGNLALSNTVRSAVIAWAKTLSNEVAQHNVTVNNVLTGYFDTERIQNLMNHEAQQTGASPEEIKKARENKIPMKRLGQPEEYGHLVAFLASEYSSYLTGASIPLDGGLNNTY; from the coding sequence ATGAATATTCAACTTTTCTCAAAAAATGCTTTAGTAGGAGCTGCGACGCAAGGTATAGGAGCCGGAATTGCTGTTGAACTGGCAAAATGCGGGGCCAATGTCACTGTAATGGCCCGTAATGAAACAAAACTTCGGAATATGGTGTCGGTACTGCCTGTACTGCATCCGGACCAAAAACATCAGTATCTGGTAGCTGACTTTTCTGATTTTGAAAGTTATAAAAAAATAATTACAGCTTATTTTAGCACCCATTCAGTTGATATTCTGGTTAACAATACGAATGGTCCGGAACCGGGCTTAGCCCTTGATAAAAAAGTGGATGACTATCAGCACGCATTTGATCTGCTCTTTAAAACAGTCTGCGAAACCACCTTACTGGCTTTACCTTATATGATCGAACAGAGAAACGGGCGTATCATCAACGTATCTTCATTATCTGTGAAAGAGCCCATCGGTAATCTGGCACTTTCCAATACGGTCCGCTCGGCAGTAATAGCCTGGGCCAAGACTTTATCGAATGAGGTTGCACAGCATAATGTTACTGTGAATAATGTTTTAACAGGATATTTTGATACGGAACGTATTCAGAACCTCATGAATCATGAAGCTCAGCAAACCGGTGCTTCCCCTGAAGAAATAAAAAAAGCCAGGGAAAATAAAATCCCGATGAAAAGATTGGGACAACCGGAGGAATATGGACATCTGGTAGCTTTTCTGGCTTCAGAATATTCATCTTACCTTACCGGAGCAAGCATTCCTCTGGATGGAGGGTTGAATAATACGTATTAA
- a CDS encoding DUF2723 domain-containing protein, giving the protein MKNWSFKKWNTVLGWFLFAIAFITYLSTVEHYLSFWDCGEYISSAVKLEVTHAPGAALFQIMGAVASIFALGNEQNYAIVINVMSALFSAFTILFLFWTITHFLRRLLNKDIEEITRPQEISILFAGMIGALCFTFSDTFWFSAVEGEVYSMASMFMALLVWLVTKWENEYKAAYSERWIILIFFIVGLSVGVHMMCMLAIPTVCLVYYARKYTFTWKRFMVANLITLGILAFVFKLIFPLIMTIFGRLEIFFVNGLGLPFHSGTIAAFVLMAVICYLMIRYSGRTKNNIDRTIVLSVVYMIIGFSCWMVIPVRANANPPMNLNDPDTAIGMRDYYNRAQYGDWPTAYGQNYTAFLDAKGIEKNEDGSYRTEKTGDIYEKDEKSGTYRKTGERFNYVFSKSHISFMPRMFNEDKDVMANYIALYGAPDFTFNDENEDVADNPQARQVYDELRARYEDDSITASDYLKVKPYDLIKVQKPSFAQNMDYFISFQNGYYFVRYLMWNFVGRQNDLQGHMENTHGNWISGISFIDSTLLGDQDKMPAKFKNESTVTLFFLPLILGLIGFFFQLNRDFGRFYALLSLFVLTSVGIVFYTGVKPFEVRERDYAMVGSFYAFAIWIGLGAGAVLWFLQSKIKSNVGTIVLGIVLMGIPFMMGFQNYTSHDRSKKSAAYDYAYSFLRSLPKNDIIFIYGDNDTFPVWAIQETERFRDDVKTVNFTLLAMPWSIDQVKRRTYNAMGIPSQLTHEDYRDGVNDQVYLMKKEDWEGIFSMLKEQGTSETEFRSFRKYLTQDTLTLKEAIDFIKFKSPEKDRLLKMYFGEEKYERYNILPVNKFILPVNKENALKAGIISQADLPDAVDQIMITYKGNTLFKNNLMMLDLLANFDWKRPVNFSSGGMYDSENIFYLDDYLQFEGFSYRLVPIRTSQSPDGDKGRVDASSLYNVVKNFRWGNFKDLSIYYDETATSNIIGYRMSVSRAASVLALSGQKSKALEILDLAAKEIPAEKYNDPRSLSSIVSGYIIAGQEQKGLQLAENLKKGIFEEYDYYLTLSPSFQTAAGKQMRTKPMEYALIVSAVTEAYKTIRQQEKAYAYLVKSIEPIDKKFNVFVKGLQKMNKEKAVKEAENVQRITPFYQYLFDMMEPFDSTYSRKKENQITAAMMKATQ; this is encoded by the coding sequence ATGAAAAATTGGTCTTTTAAAAAATGGAACACCGTATTGGGATGGTTCCTTTTCGCTATTGCATTCATTACCTATCTCTCTACGGTAGAGCATTATCTGAGTTTTTGGGATTGCGGCGAATATATTTCTTCTGCGGTAAAACTTGAAGTGACACACGCTCCGGGAGCTGCTTTATTCCAGATTATGGGCGCTGTAGCCAGTATTTTTGCATTAGGAAATGAGCAGAACTATGCTATTGTCATCAATGTGATGTCTGCACTGTTCAGTGCATTCACGATTTTGTTTTTGTTTTGGACGATCACTCATTTTTTAAGAAGACTTTTAAATAAAGATATTGAAGAGATTACCAGACCTCAGGAAATTTCAATCCTGTTTGCGGGAATGATCGGGGCTTTATGTTTTACCTTTTCAGATACCTTTTGGTTTTCAGCAGTAGAAGGAGAGGTGTATTCAATGGCTTCGATGTTTATGGCACTGTTGGTTTGGCTGGTTACCAAATGGGAGAATGAATATAAAGCAGCATACAGTGAAAGATGGATTATTCTTATCTTCTTTATTGTGGGACTTTCCGTAGGGGTGCATATGATGTGTATGCTGGCAATTCCTACCGTATGCCTGGTATATTATGCAAGAAAATATACCTTCACATGGAAGCGCTTTATGGTTGCTAATCTGATTACCTTGGGTATTCTGGCATTTGTTTTTAAGCTGATTTTCCCTTTGATCATGACGATCTTCGGAAGGTTAGAGATTTTCTTCGTGAATGGACTTGGGCTTCCTTTCCATTCAGGAACTATTGCAGCCTTTGTTTTGATGGCTGTGATCTGCTATTTGATGATCAGATATTCCGGAAGAACTAAAAATAATATTGATCGGACCATTGTTTTATCCGTAGTGTATATGATCATTGGATTTTCCTGCTGGATGGTGATTCCCGTAAGAGCCAATGCAAATCCGCCGATGAATCTCAATGATCCTGATACAGCAATAGGCATGAGAGATTATTATAACAGGGCACAATATGGTGATTGGCCAACGGCTTATGGCCAGAATTATACCGCATTTCTCGATGCAAAAGGGATTGAAAAAAATGAAGACGGAAGCTACAGAACAGAAAAAACAGGAGATATTTATGAAAAGGATGAAAAATCCGGTACCTATAGAAAAACCGGTGAAAGATTCAATTATGTGTTCAGTAAATCCCATATAAGTTTTATGCCCAGAATGTTTAATGAAGATAAGGATGTCATGGCCAATTATATTGCATTGTATGGCGCTCCCGACTTTACATTCAATGATGAAAATGAAGATGTTGCAGACAATCCGCAGGCCAGACAGGTCTATGATGAATTGAGAGCCAGATATGAAGACGATTCTATTACTGCTTCAGATTATCTGAAAGTGAAACCATACGACCTGATCAAGGTTCAGAAGCCCTCTTTTGCCCAGAATATGGATTATTTCATTTCTTTCCAAAACGGCTATTATTTTGTGAGATACCTGATGTGGAATTTTGTCGGAAGACAGAACGACCTGCAGGGCCATATGGAAAATACGCATGGAAACTGGATTTCAGGAATATCTTTTATCGACAGTACTTTACTTGGAGATCAGGATAAAATGCCTGCTAAGTTCAAGAATGAAAGTACCGTTACACTTTTCTTCCTTCCATTGATTTTAGGTTTAATCGGGTTCTTTTTCCAGCTGAACAGGGATTTTGGAAGATTCTATGCTCTATTATCCCTATTTGTCTTAACCAGTGTTGGAATCGTTTTTTATACGGGAGTAAAACCTTTTGAAGTAAGAGAAAGGGATTATGCAATGGTGGGCTCATTCTACGCTTTTGCGATTTGGATCGGGCTGGGAGCCGGAGCGGTCTTATGGTTTCTGCAATCCAAAATAAAATCTAATGTGGGCACTATAGTTTTAGGGATTGTTTTAATGGGGATCCCTTTCATGATGGGCTTTCAGAATTATACCTCACATGACCGCAGCAAGAAATCAGCCGCGTATGATTATGCGTATTCATTTCTCAGGTCATTACCGAAAAATGATATCATTTTCATTTATGGGGATAATGATACCTTTCCTGTGTGGGCCATCCAGGAAACCGAAAGATTCAGAGATGATGTGAAAACAGTCAACTTCACGCTTTTAGCCATGCCGTGGAGTATAGACCAGGTGAAAAGAAGAACGTACAATGCGATGGGAATTCCAAGCCAGCTGACCCATGAAGATTACAGAGATGGGGTGAATGATCAGGTTTATTTGATGAAAAAAGAAGACTGGGAAGGCATTTTCTCTATGCTGAAAGAACAGGGAACGTCTGAAACAGAATTCCGGTCCTTCAGAAAATATCTGACGCAGGATACTTTAACCTTAAAAGAAGCCATTGATTTTATTAAATTCAAGTCTCCTGAAAAAGACCGGCTTTTAAAAATGTATTTCGGGGAGGAGAAGTATGAAAGATACAACATTCTTCCGGTAAACAAATTTATCCTTCCTGTTAATAAGGAAAACGCGCTGAAGGCAGGAATCATCAGCCAGGCAGATCTTCCGGATGCCGTAGATCAGATTATGATTACCTATAAGGGGAATACACTTTTCAAAAATAATCTGATGATGCTGGATCTGTTGGCCAACTTCGATTGGAAACGTCCGGTCAACTTCTCATCAGGAGGAATGTATGACAGTGAGAATATTTTCTACCTCGATGATTACCTTCAGTTTGAAGGATTTAGCTACAGGCTGGTGCCTATCCGTACCTCTCAAAGTCCTGATGGCGATAAAGGCAGGGTAGATGCCAGTTCTCTGTATAATGTGGTGAAAAATTTCCGATGGGGGAATTTTAAAGATTTGAGTATCTATTACGACGAAACAGCTACTTCAAACATTATCGGCTATAGAATGTCGGTGAGCAGAGCCGCTTCAGTATTAGCATTGAGCGGTCAGAAATCAAAAGCACTGGAAATTCTTGATCTTGCAGCTAAGGAAATTCCTGCTGAGAAATATAACGATCCACGATCTTTAAGTTCTATTGTATCCGGATATATCATTGCAGGACAGGAACAGAAAGGGCTTCAGCTGGCAGAAAACCTTAAGAAAGGAATCTTTGAAGAATATGACTATTATCTGACTCTTTCACCTTCATTCCAGACAGCAGCCGGAAAACAGATGCGGACAAAACCTATGGAGTATGCCCTTATTGTTTCTGCTGTTACAGAGGCATATAAAACCATCCGGCAACAAGAAAAAGCCTATGCTTATCTGGTGAAATCTATTGAGCCGATCGACAAAAAATTCAATGTTTTTGTAAAAGGACTTCAGAAAATGAATAAAGAAAAAGCCGTGAAAGAAGCTGAAAATGTACAGCGAATTACCCCTTTTTACCAATATTTATTTGATATGATGGAACCTTTTGATTCCACCTATTCCAGGAAGAAAGAAAACCAGATTACTGCTGCCATGATGAAAGCAACACAATAA
- a CDS encoding hemerythrin domain-containing protein: protein MKRNENIMILSRDHHFGLLCSWKIRQEVKKEVESSRIRSYIFYFWKNHLEEHFREEEQILFPCLKDEYSFRVQSEHFRIKTLVSSIENEGNTELCLEFADLLDQHIRFEERSWFPHLEEKLDAETLKKIGKELNRIHSDEKDSYKDEFWK from the coding sequence ATGAAACGTAATGAAAATATTATGATACTCTCCCGGGATCATCATTTTGGATTGCTTTGCAGCTGGAAAATCAGACAGGAAGTAAAAAAAGAAGTTGAAAGCTCCAGAATAAGAAGCTACATTTTTTATTTTTGGAAAAATCATCTGGAAGAACATTTCCGTGAAGAGGAGCAAATCCTGTTTCCCTGTCTTAAGGATGAATACTCTTTCCGGGTACAATCTGAACATTTCCGGATAAAAACCCTGGTTTCTTCCATTGAAAACGAAGGAAATACGGAACTGTGTTTAGAGTTTGCAGACCTTCTGGATCAGCATATCCGTTTTGAAGAACGCAGTTGGTTTCCCCATCTTGAAGAAAAACTGGATGCGGAAACTTTAAAGAAAATCGGGAAAGAACTGAACAGGATTCATTCTGATGAAAAAGACAGCTATAAAGATGAATTCTGGAAATAA